Below is a genomic region from Rhodospirillum centenum SW.
CGGCCTGCTACGAGCACATCGACCCCGACCTCGTGGGCAACCGCCGGCACATCCTCGTCTCCGATCAGGCGGGGCGGTCGAACGTGCTGGCCCGGCTGCGCGAGGTCGGGCTGGAGGTCGATCCCGGCGATGGCCGCATCGGCCAGCTTGTCGAGGCGGTGAAGCGGCGGGAGTACGAGGGCTATGCCTATGACGGGGCGGAGGCCAGCTTCGAGCTGCTGGCCCGGCGCGCGCTGGGGCAGGTGCCGGACTTTTTCCGGCTGGTCAGTTTCCGGGTACTGGACGAACGGCGCTGGAACGCGCGGAACGAGCTGGTGACGCTGTCCGAGGCGACGGTGAAGGTGGAGGTGCCGCCCTTCGCCCAGGTCGGAACCGCGCCCGGCCAGCCGGTCATGACGGTGGCCGAGGGCAACGGCCCGGTGAACGCGCTGGACCAGGCCCTGCGCAAGGCGCTGCGCGACGTCTACCCGCAGCTCGAAGGCATGCGGCTGGTGGACTACAAGGTCCGCATCCTGACCCCGAACGACGGCACCAAGGCCGTGACCCGCGTCATGATCGAGACGCAGGACCGAAGCGGCGACCGCTGGTCCACGGTCGGCGTCTCCGCCAACATCATCGACGCCTCCTTCAATGCCCTGTTCGACAGCATCACCTATTGCCTTTACCGCTCGGGCGCGGGTAGGGAGGCGCACGCCCCCGCGGCGTGAGGCTCCCACCACCGTCCCCGGAACAGAATGAGCAGCGGCACCAACCGTCCGGAACTGGCCAAATCCCAGGCCGCCCTGAATGCCCAGGGCGGCCCCGTCGTGATCCTGGTCGAGCCCCAGATGGGGGAGAACATCGGCGCCTGCGCCCGCGCCATGCTGAACTGCGGCCTGACGGAGCTGCGCCTTGTCAATCCGCGCGACGGCTGGCCGAACGAGAAGGCGGTCGCCGCCTCGGCCGGCGCGACGGAGGTGCTGGACCGCGCCCGGGTCTTCACCGGCACGCGCGAGGCCATCGCCGACCTGCACAAGGTCTATGCGACCGCGGCGCGGGTACGCGACATGGTGAAGGACATCGTCACCCCGCGCCGGGCGGCGCGCGACCTGCACGCCCATGTCGCCGCCGGGCGCCGGGTCGGCATCCTGTTCGGGCCGGAGCGCACGGGCCTCGTCAACGACGACATCGTGCTGTCGGACACGATGATTTCCGTCCCGCTGAACCCCGGCTTCTCCTCCCTCAACCTCGCCCAGGCCGTGCTGCTGGTGGCCTACGAATGGTGGATGGAGGCCGCGCAGGCGGAAGAGTTCTACACCCACACCGGCCAGAGCCCCCCGGCGACGAAGGAAGAACTGCACAACCTGTTCGACCATCTGGAGGGGGAACTGGACCAGACCGGCTTCTACACCCATCCGGACAAGAAGCCGTCCATGGTGCGCAACGTGCGCAACACGTTGCAGCGCGCGCACATGACCGAGCAGGAAGTCCGCACCTTCCACGGCATCATCGCCGCCCTGGTCGGGCGCAAGAAGCAGCGCGCGCGGACCGAGTAGATCCGCCGCAAGGAGTGCCCCGGAGTTGCCAAGGGGCGGTTCCGGTGTCACCCTGAAGGCCGGATCAGAACCGGGCGCGGGGCAAAGCCATGCGTGTGGACGCCAGAACGGCACTTCCGACCAGTACATCCCGCCCGACCGGCCCGGCCCTTGCCGGAAGCGGTAACGGGGCGGGAAGCGGAAAACAGGCCGATGCCGCGGCAGCGAGCGGAACCGCGGCCAAGGAGGACGGAGCCCGGACGGCGCTGGAGACGCTGAAGCGCATCCGCGAGGACATTCCCCGCGCGCTCAGCCAGACCAGCAGCGTCGTCAAAGAGGCGAAAGCCCGCCGGCGGAGCGTGCTGCAGTCCGAGTTGCAGCGCCTGATCGCCCAGGCGCGGTCCATGGCCTCCTTCCTGGAGCCGAAGGCCGCCGCCGCGGCGGCCGCACGCCTCGCCAAACAGATCGCTGCCGTGGCGAAGCAACTCGCCGGTCTTGCCGATACCGGCGGCGGTGCCCTGTCGTCCGCGGCCGTTGTCGCTGCCATGCCGCAGGGAACCGCTGCCGCTGCCGGGGCTGGCTCTGACGGAGAGGCGGAGACGGGCGAGGGGGGCGACGCCGAAGCCGAGGCGAAGGCCGCCGAGGCACAGGCGGCACAGGCCGAGGCCGCGGCGGCCGATGCCGAGCGTACGGCCGGTGAGGCTGCGGGCGAGGCGGATACTGCCGGCCGTGACGCCTCCACCACGGCGGACGATGCTGCGCGCGACGCTGCCGCGGAGACACCAGGCGCCCCCTCCGGCTCGACGGACCGCAACGGGACCGACGAACGGCGCGACGATGACGGTGTCCGCGACACGCTGAAGGAAGCGGTGAAGGCCCTGCGCCTGCTTCAG
It encodes:
- a CDS encoding RNA methyltransferase produces the protein MSSGTNRPELAKSQAALNAQGGPVVILVEPQMGENIGACARAMLNCGLTELRLVNPRDGWPNEKAVAASAGATEVLDRARVFTGTREAIADLHKVYATAARVRDMVKDIVTPRRAARDLHAHVAAGRRVGILFGPERTGLVNDDIVLSDTMISVPLNPGFSSLNLAQAVLLVAYEWWMEAAQAEEFYTHTGQSPPATKEELHNLFDHLEGELDQTGFYTHPDKKPSMVRNVRNTLQRAHMTEQEVRTFHGIIAALVGRKKQRARTE